One window of the Esox lucius isolate fEsoLuc1 chromosome 8, fEsoLuc1.pri, whole genome shotgun sequence genome contains the following:
- the LOC105011538 gene encoding spindlin-Z-like isoform X2, with translation MSKKRGRKRSSGELSDTSVMTPEPNSILGVRIQHNWREKGNQSKWKGTVLDRLSVNPSLFMVKYDGFDCVYGIELFKDERVSNLQVLTEKVVNNKIKVPHGAEELVGKAVEHLFEKEDGEKNEWRGMVLSRAPIMTNWYYITYEKDPVLYMYQLWDDYADGDLRILPEAENKHLLPADRKPGEETESLVGKQVEYVTDKGVKRTGLVIFQVPAKPSVYYIKYDDDYHIHVYDLVKTT, from the exons ATGTCCAAGAAAAGGGGCAG AAAGCGGAGTAGTGGGGAGCTGAGTGACACCTCGGTGATGACACCTGAACCCAACAGCATCCTTGGAGTGAGAATACAGCACAactggagagagaagggaaatcAGAGCAAATGGAAAGGCACAGTCTTGGACCGTCTCAGTGTCAACCCCTCGTTATTCATGGTCAAGTACGACGGCTTTGACTGCGTCTATGGCATCGAGCTGTTTAAGGATGAAAGGGTGTCAAATCTGCAGGTCCTCACAGAGAAAGTTG TGAACAACAAGATAAAAGTTCCTCACGGGGCGGAGGAGTTGGTAGGCAAAGCAGTAGAACACTTATTCGAGaaggaggatggagagaagaaTGAGTGGCGAGGAATGGTCCTCTCCAGGGCTCCCATCATGACTAACTGGTATTACATCACCTATGAGAAGGACCCAGTGCTTTATATGTACCAGCTGTGGGATGATTACGCTGATGGAGATCTCAGAATCCTACCTGAAGCAG AAAATAAGCACTTGCTCCCGGCGGACCGAAAGCCAGGTGAGGAGACCGAGAGCCTGGTGGGAAAGCAGGTGGAGTATGTCACTGACAAAGGTGTGAAGCGAACAGGCCTGGTGATCTTCCAAGTCCCTGCCAAGCCCTCTGTTTATTACATCAAATATGACGATGACTATCACATCCATGTCTACGACCTGGTCAAGACCACCTAG
- the hsd11b1la gene encoding hydroxysteroid 11-beta-dehydrogenase 1-like protein yields the protein MKAFTKLVLVGVAAAFVAFQWRGPTLDPESLKGARVLVTGASTGIGEQIAYHLAGFGAKVVITARREKVLQQVVEKCQVLGAQKALHIAADMANPSDPERVVKFAVDKLGGLDYLVLNHIGPSPFAMWDGDVEHTRWLMQVNFLSYLQMAKTALPVLEQSKGSIVVVSSLLGKMCSPFVAPYSSTKFALNGFFGTLQHELAMQRSNVSITICVLGLIDTDSALEKVKGFTNIQAWPASEAALHIITSGATREAESYYPWFWYYTCLFRDWFPYFRDRSIRNFYEYEH from the exons ATGAAGGCTTTTACTAAACTCGTATTAGTAGGTGTAGCTGCAGCTTTTGTGGCTTTCCAATGGAGGGGACCCACTTTGGACCCAG AGTCTCTAAAGGGTGCCCGGGTCCTAGTGACTGGTGCTAGCACCGGTATAGGGGAACAAATTGCCTATCACCTTGCTGGCTTTGGTGCCAAGGTGGTtatcacagccagaagagagaAGGTTCTTCAGCAG GTGGTTGAGAAATGCCAGGTTTTGGGGGCCCAGAAGGCTCTACACATAGCAGCGGACATGGCCAATCCTTCTGACCCAGAGAGAGTGGTAAAATTTGCAGTGGACAAGCTAGGAGGACTGGATTACCTGGTGCTAAATCACATTGGACCTAGTCCATTCGCCATGTGGGATGGAGATGTGGAGCACACTAGATGGTTAATGCAG GTGAATTTCCTTAGCTATCTGCAAATGGCAAAGACCGCTCTTCCTGTCCTAGAACAAAGTAAGGGTTCCATTGTGGTCGTCTCCTCCTTGTTAG GAAAAATGTGCAGTCCGTTTGTGGCCCCCTACTCCTCCACTAAGTTTGCCCTGAACGGCTTCTTTGGGACACTGCAACATGAGCTGGCCATGCAGAGGAGCAACGTATCCATTACAATCTGTGTCCTGGGCCTTATAGATACAGACTCAGCTTTGGAGAAAGTCAA GGGGTTCAccaacatccaagcctggccaGCAAGTGAGGCTGCTCTTCATATCATCACTTCTGGAGCCACTCGAGAGGCAGAATCTTACTACCCCTGGTTCTGGTACTACACCTGTCTCTTCAGAGACTGGTTTCCTTACTTCAGAGACCGTAGTATACGTAACTTCTATGAATATGAACACTAA
- the LOC105011537 gene encoding mast cell protease 1A-like precursor (The RefSeq protein has 1 substitution compared to this genomic sequence), with amino-acid sequence MAIHQVVLFIVLFIALNGTVGREIPNVGIVGGSEAAPNSRPYMASLQSQGQHDCGGVLVREDFVLTAAHCDGKYRVVLGAHNLSNDENSQQVFEVDRYIPHPRFGDNLENDIMLLKLKGRATLSASVQLIPLMNGSVAEGTVCSTAGWGVIDNDDTLPDTLQEVNATIISPRECSRRWRGVKIFRQMVCATGPSAFQGFCSGDSGGPLVCNGMSAGIVSFSGQICANPSSPDVYTRVTSYRQWIKRELARSN; translated from the exons ATGGCTATCCACCAAGTCGTTTTGTTCATTGTGCTGTTCATCGCCTTGAATG GAACTGTTGGGCGTGAGATTCCCAATGTGGGTATTGTTGGTGGAAGAGAGGCTGCTCCCAACTCTCGTCCCTACATGGCATCCCTGCAGTCCCAAGGTCAGCATGACTGTGGTGGAGTTCTGGTGAGAGAGGATTTTGTCCTCACTGCTGCTCACTGTGATGG GAAATACAGGGTGGTTCTTGGAGCTCATAACTTGTCAAATGATGAAAATTCCCAACAAGTATTTGAAGTGGATCGATACATTCCACACCCCAGGTTTGGGGACAACCTGGAAAATGACATCATGCTTCTCAAG TTGAAAGGACGGGCCACCCTAAGCGCGTCGGTGCAGCTGATTCCTCTGATGAACGGTTCAGTAGCTGAGGGAACTGTGTGCTCCACTGCAGGCTGGGGGGTCATCGACAATGACGATACCCTACCAGACACACTGCAGGAGGTCAATGCCACCATCATCTCACCCAGAGAATGTTCCCGCAGATGGAGGGGCGTCAAAATCTTCCGACAAATGGTCTGCGCAACCGGCCCGAGTGCTTTCCAGGGCTTCTGCTCG GGGGATTCGGGAGGTCCGTTGGTGTGCAACGGGATGTCAGCAGGCATCGTCTCTTTCTCAGGGCAGATTTGTGCAAACCCCAGCTCCCCTGATGTGTACACACGAGTCACTTCCTACCGCCAATGGATAAAAAGGGAGTTAGCTAGAAGCAATTAA
- the LOC105011538 gene encoding spindlin-Z-like isoform X1 yields MCDRQYLNFFGGMSKKRGRKRSSGELSDTSVMTPEPNSILGVRIQHNWREKGNQSKWKGTVLDRLSVNPSLFMVKYDGFDCVYGIELFKDERVSNLQVLTEKVVNNKIKVPHGAEELVGKAVEHLFEKEDGEKNEWRGMVLSRAPIMTNWYYITYEKDPVLYMYQLWDDYADGDLRILPEAENKHLLPADRKPGEETESLVGKQVEYVTDKGVKRTGLVIFQVPAKPSVYYIKYDDDYHIHVYDLVKTT; encoded by the exons ATGTGCGATAGG CAGtatttgaatttctttggaggcATGTCCAAGAAAAGGGGCAG AAAGCGGAGTAGTGGGGAGCTGAGTGACACCTCGGTGATGACACCTGAACCCAACAGCATCCTTGGAGTGAGAATACAGCACAactggagagagaagggaaatcAGAGCAAATGGAAAGGCACAGTCTTGGACCGTCTCAGTGTCAACCCCTCGTTATTCATGGTCAAGTACGACGGCTTTGACTGCGTCTATGGCATCGAGCTGTTTAAGGATGAAAGGGTGTCAAATCTGCAGGTCCTCACAGAGAAAGTTG TGAACAACAAGATAAAAGTTCCTCACGGGGCGGAGGAGTTGGTAGGCAAAGCAGTAGAACACTTATTCGAGaaggaggatggagagaagaaTGAGTGGCGAGGAATGGTCCTCTCCAGGGCTCCCATCATGACTAACTGGTATTACATCACCTATGAGAAGGACCCAGTGCTTTATATGTACCAGCTGTGGGATGATTACGCTGATGGAGATCTCAGAATCCTACCTGAAGCAG AAAATAAGCACTTGCTCCCGGCGGACCGAAAGCCAGGTGAGGAGACCGAGAGCCTGGTGGGAAAGCAGGTGGAGTATGTCACTGACAAAGGTGTGAAGCGAACAGGCCTGGTGATCTTCCAAGTCCCTGCCAAGCCCTCTGTTTATTACATCAAATATGACGATGACTATCACATCCATGTCTACGACCTGGTCAAGACCACCTAG
- the micos13 gene encoding MICOS complex subunit MIC13 yields MAAKMLPVLKLATKMTIAGGALYVAYDAGLLGGSEQGSEVLEKAKAAIPPAVDEWVKYFGYELPAIPKVGFSPVEAWNSGVQSSISVLSSGPTTVGDYTNQGLQYLKDLIK; encoded by the exons ATGGCTGCCAAGATGTTGCCTGTTCTAAA GTTGGCCACTAAAATGACCATTGCAGGAGGCGCTTTATATGTTGCCTATGATGCCGGATTACTAGGGGGAAGTGAGCAGGGCTCTGAGGTCCTAGAAAAAGCTAAAGCTGCCATTCCTCCTGCTGTGGATGAGTGGGTGAAGTACTTTGGCTATGAG CTTCCAGCTATCCCTAAAGTTGGATTTTCCCCTGTTGAAGCGTGGAACTCAG GGGTGCAGTCATCCATATCTGTGCTCTCATCAGGCCCAACAACAGTGGGTGACTACACCAACCAAGGCTTGCAGTACCTGAAAGACCTcatcaaatga